One segment of Dermochelys coriacea isolate rDerCor1 chromosome 5, rDerCor1.pri.v4, whole genome shotgun sequence DNA contains the following:
- the ELAC1 gene encoding zinc phosphodiesterase ELAC protein 1: protein MSMDITFLGTGSAYPSPTRGASALVVRSEGECWLFDCGEGTQTQFMKSHLKAGRITKIFITHLHGDHFFGLPGLLCTISLQSSSSTSKQPVHIYGPLGLRNFICRTLELSHSQLVFPYVVHELVPTPDQCPAEEFKELSYVDRDEVSSKEVQGRTLHLDPVENSYTLVNNQQFIMKAFRLFHRIPSFGFLVEEKQRTGKLNAQKLKDLGVQPGPIYGKLKNGVTVVLENGVTISPSDVLDEPIPGRKICILGDCSGVVGDGAMKLCYEADLLVHEATLDDTQMDKAKEHGHSTPKMAAEFAKLCKVKKLVLTHFSQRYKPAGQIGEGEIDVTELKRQAESALNGQEVTLAEDFMTIEIPGKKQK from the exons ATGTCCATGGATATAACTTTTCTGGGAACAGGCTCAGCATATCCATCTCCAACAAGAGGAGCTTCAGCTTTAGTCGTTCGTAGTGAAGGAGAATGCTGGCTATTTGATTGTGGAGAGGGAACTCAAACACAATTTATGAAAAGCCATCTTAAAGCAG GTAGAATTACTAAGATATTCATAACTCATCTTCATGGGGACCATTTTTTTGGTCTTCCTGGTCTCCTGTGCACAATTAGTCTTCAGAGTAGTTCTTCTACAAGCAAGCAACCTGTTCATATCTATGGACCATTAGGACTACGAAACTTCATTTGCAGAACTCTGGAACTGTCCCACTCGCAACTTGTTTTTCCATATGTGGTTCATGAACTGGTACCTACACCAGATCAGTGCCCTGCAGAAGAATTTAAAGAACTATCTTACGTTGACAGAGATGAAGTCTCTTCCAAAGAAGTGCAAGGGAGAACGCTCCATCTGGATCCTGTAGAAAACTCCTACACATTGGTCAACAATCAGCAATTCATTATGAAAGCATTTCGATTATTTCACCGTATTCCTTCCTTTGGATTTTTAGTGGAGGAGAAGCAGCGGACTGGTAAACTCAATGCACAGAAGCTAAAAGACCTTG GAGTTCAGCCAGGTCCTATATATGGGAAACTGAAGAATGGTGTTACGGTTGTCTTAGAAAATGGAGTAACCATTTCTCCTTCAGATGTCTTGGATGAGCCTATTCCTGGAAGAAAAATTTGTATTTTAGGTGACTGTTCGGGTGTGGTTGGAGATGGAGCAATGAAACTCTGTTACGAAGCAGATCTGTTAGTTCATGAAGCCACATTGGATGACACCCAAATGGACAAAGCCAAAGAGCATGGTCATAGCACTCCAAAAATGGCAGCTGAATTTGCAAAGTTGTGTAAGGTTAAGAAACTGGTTCTGACTCACTTCAGTCAGAGGTATAAACCAGCTGGTCAGATTGGAGAAGGAGAGATTGATGTCACGGAACTGAAGAGACAAGCTGAATCAGCGTTAAATGGTCAAGAAGTAACTTTAGCTGAGGATTTTATGACAATAGAAATTCCAGGGAAAAAGCAGAAGTAG